One genomic segment of Salinigranum rubrum includes these proteins:
- a CDS encoding site-specific integrase translates to MVRVDDSGDVTKCWLSPDELTTLERSAGKDGWEREIAVQLMGQCGLRASEVGYPGDHHLRYSEDGSVWLFEVRGKNTKGGDRKTRDAWMPDNVADDVHKYSRERQLDPSESWVNVSTPSVRRWVKEAAKTIADNLDEPRWRSVSSHDLRRSWATYHLVERQVDVRTMMSIGGWSDYSAIEPYLAEPTEARIGEAMGER, encoded by the coding sequence ATGGTTCGCGTCGACGACTCGGGAGACGTCACGAAGTGCTGGCTCTCCCCAGACGAGCTGACGACTCTCGAACGGTCCGCTGGGAAAGACGGTTGGGAGCGAGAGATCGCAGTCCAACTCATGGGACAATGTGGTCTTCGAGCGTCCGAAGTGGGTTACCCCGGTGACCACCACCTTCGCTACTCCGAAGACGGCAGTGTGTGGCTGTTTGAGGTCCGCGGGAAGAACACAAAAGGAGGCGACCGCAAAACGCGGGATGCCTGGATGCCCGATAACGTCGCTGACGATGTCCACAAATACAGCCGTGAGCGGCAACTCGATCCATCGGAGTCGTGGGTCAACGTGAGTACGCCGTCGGTTCGTCGATGGGTGAAAGAGGCGGCTAAAACGATTGCTGACAATCTGGACGAACCACGGTGGCGTTCTGTTTCCTCACACGACCTCAGACGCTCCTGGGCGACGTACCACCTCGTTGAGCGTCAGGTCGACGTTCGAACGATGATGAGCATCGGTGGCTGGTCCGACTACTCCGCGATTGAGCCGTATCTCGCTGAACCGACAGAAGCGCGAATTGGTGAGGCGATGGGTGAGAGATGA
- a CDS encoding magnesium transporter CorA family protein, with amino-acid sequence MQAVDRSHIPTRPLITAYFQYRVDDFEDRIDCFEERDTLPDEDMRVAIAKARSELKQLKKERDAELARLKEEEQVILDEHSSVNMAVIIDALEN; translated from the coding sequence GTGCAAGCCGTCGACCGGTCACATATTCCGACAAGACCGCTAATTACAGCATACTTCCAGTATCGAGTCGACGATTTCGAAGATCGGATCGATTGCTTCGAAGAGCGCGATACACTGCCCGATGAAGACATGCGTGTCGCTATCGCGAAGGCACGAAGTGAACTCAAGCAACTGAAGAAGGAACGGGATGCGGAATTGGCGAGGCTGAAGGAGGAGGAACAGGTGATTCTCGATGAGCACAGCTCTGTTAATATGGCCGTAATAATTGATGCGCTCGAGAACTAA
- a CDS encoding ArsR family transcriptional regulator, with protein MRQYIASFGFDTRRITRSVIKSGIDSGDQIVLLQPAANFDDDGGFVNERAATSTAELVEFFERIDDDIRIVSAPVICPPFDVAIREVSALVTDPARAAQRGIPQNDAEATAPSLGTKAVETIVCPGGGVRELLFVLSVIAAAHPSHIEEVVMVGDLHTKPASIALPTVNPHIPNRAEKTFEAFIKATQTLSDDRITDGDSAVNTTLSVAELTELTGQSKSTVGRHLDSLEEAGVVKSSREGKERVGRLTLGAELYLRDIKLQNSM; from the coding sequence ATGCGGCAGTATATCGCCAGTTTTGGGTTTGACACCCGTCGAATAACCCGGTCAGTGATTAAATCGGGAATTGACAGTGGCGACCAGATCGTTCTCTTGCAACCAGCTGCGAACTTCGACGACGACGGTGGGTTCGTGAATGAGAGAGCAGCCACCTCGACAGCGGAACTCGTTGAGTTCTTCGAGCGGATCGATGACGACATCCGAATCGTCAGCGCCCCAGTCATCTGCCCCCCGTTCGATGTTGCAATCCGAGAGGTTAGCGCTCTCGTGACTGACCCTGCGCGTGCAGCACAACGCGGGATTCCACAAAACGATGCCGAAGCCACGGCCCCATCTCTCGGAACGAAGGCTGTTGAGACAATTGTGTGCCCCGGCGGCGGAGTCCGAGAGCTGCTTTTCGTGTTGAGTGTGATCGCGGCCGCCCACCCATCTCATATCGAGGAGGTCGTGATGGTTGGTGATCTACACACGAAACCAGCCTCGATTGCTCTCCCGACGGTCAACCCGCACATCCCGAATCGAGCAGAAAAGACGTTCGAGGCGTTTATCAAGGCGACGCAAACTTTGAGCGACGACCGAATCACGGATGGAGATAGCGCTGTCAACACCACGCTTTCTGTCGCAGAATTAACCGAGTTGACAGGCCAATCGAAAAGCACGGTCGGCCGGCATCTTGATTCGTTAGAGGAAGCGGGTGTCGTCAAGTCGTCGCGCGAGGGCAAAGAGCGAGTGGGGCGGTTGACGCTCGGTGCAGAACTCTATCTCAGAGATATTAAACTGCAGAATAGTATGTGA
- the cas6 gene encoding CRISPR system precrRNA processing endoribonuclease RAMP protein Cas6: protein MQRIDMALSPCSSFPVPYSTGYPTYAALLDILDGVSSEVSAAVHDSPLSTFRNSGLLGGFGSSERDHHQLVRGDRTYRMSIGVTSDEEQSVFRSLVDALMYDQRPIELTDGVLEVKQFESTQATHESLLEEATSYVSPRIRVAFETPTCIEDGTDIQTRVPHRIPVFESLRNKWNKTAPEQYQLDITRDDIRQNVIAQPNPRTYRKHKVMKGRSEDGQLLFIHGFTCDWEAWFHKASDAQQTALTALMLYAEYSGIGNAVARGCGSVSVEVQD, encoded by the coding sequence ATGCAACGAATCGACATGGCACTCTCGCCGTGTTCGAGTTTCCCGGTCCCGTATTCGACGGGATATCCGACGTATGCTGCTCTATTAGACATATTAGACGGCGTATCCTCGGAGGTGAGCGCGGCCGTTCACGACTCACCGCTCAGCACCTTCCGGAATAGCGGGCTCCTCGGCGGATTCGGGAGTTCCGAACGGGATCACCATCAACTCGTCCGTGGAGACCGGACCTACCGAATGAGCATTGGCGTCACCTCTGATGAGGAGCAGTCGGTGTTTCGGTCACTGGTTGACGCGCTCATGTACGACCAGCGCCCCATCGAACTGACCGATGGAGTGTTGGAGGTGAAGCAGTTCGAGTCCACACAGGCCACTCACGAGTCACTCCTCGAAGAGGCGACGTCGTATGTGTCGCCGCGCATCCGCGTCGCGTTCGAGACGCCGACGTGCATCGAAGACGGCACGGATATCCAGACCCGCGTCCCCCACCGGATTCCAGTCTTCGAGTCGCTGCGAAACAAGTGGAACAAGACGGCACCGGAGCAGTATCAGTTAGACATCACGCGGGATGATATCCGACAGAACGTCATCGCGCAGCCGAACCCCCGGACGTACCGCAAACACAAGGTAATGAAGGGACGCAGTGAGGACGGCCAGCTCTTGTTCATTCACGGGTTTACGTGTGACTGGGAAGCGTGGTTCCATAAGGCATCCGATGCACAGCAGACTGCCCTGACGGCACTCATGCTCTATGCCGAATATAGCGGCATTGGCAACGCCGTCGCGCGTGGGTGTGGCTCGGTCTCTGTGGAGGTACAGGACTGA
- the cas10d gene encoding type I-D CRISPR-associated protein Cas10d/Csc3 has product MLNHTRNLVFFLHRLATVAEESRIQPISPDELRELIALAVAHDFHKLRAEDENPATRFNITEQEMDAFVADFGLDEFAPNLNVRDFHSCAVDHHDSDAARSTEVTLRWEDYRPLIRLADGMASCTTPQEATNQRMQSTFHEAFPGEPVKLVNHQIDHVTGVFTNLLNATVSEYLNENFDYTCLTIYQDGCVYLAPRDAPEPANDAELADALMRKVGANISDSHPAYRSIDQLQSNIGSGARYSLNDPDFFYAGSARLLRATVRKGMTDGAADDEPTDAARTSMELLEEGLDTEFSMTKQQQGAARFVNAIKSDFVSPLRPDAGGFELIRPTVEAFGFDEALADSLEELPEGVHSNLVSGGKWDYSYALAQRLLDQFGEGEALRESSDEIMETLEERLEGLVETDDQNVGWATVVQQAHAGALAGEVRAFIEENLRVGKGALSDESATTDTFDEYVKKSRAKTCTLCSRGVRAGGNLTPMKSKKSLSTLQAGFTNRKQIGRNKEDKLILCAACRIEFSLRETAAERRQDGRLFFHLVPDYFFTPFSWQLTDRLVNRFTGENRVRLGRLAEAVYDMQTPEGFGAIMDEVTQPEGNGGRTMFESLGRDFDHNLQFGSQTIGYFKVPDNDTEFQFFGAFLALSISAYTGMRVYMSQSPVPEMRAREFPEFAKLGGGFTQVTQFYGESVSLSELPTTLRRAAALIQLGHALQGSSRNDSLFAKYLRVSRNELLPGAHLLKRAIQSSDEGLYIPALMRYAVALDEGRGIARFNDSMSETPHSRITRLAELAFDAIRPNTRGNKPHRVERVFRESVKAVTKTGGQLSREDYTMLVSGRIQKMLDRQAGNGIYPVSHEDSEAGTSLQERIEDYSGFFVDEILFGIANGRPSQLKRLENNLADGFFGATLRLSNEQYQEQHGDDAETETAATADNKEDI; this is encoded by the coding sequence ATGCTCAATCACACGCGGAATCTGGTCTTTTTCCTCCACCGCCTCGCGACGGTTGCAGAGGAGAGCCGAATACAGCCAATCTCTCCAGATGAACTTCGTGAACTCATCGCGCTCGCTGTTGCTCACGACTTTCACAAACTCCGTGCTGAGGACGAGAACCCAGCGACTCGGTTCAATATCACCGAACAGGAGATGGATGCGTTTGTCGCCGACTTCGGACTCGATGAGTTCGCCCCTAATCTCAACGTTCGCGACTTCCACTCGTGTGCAGTAGACCACCACGACAGCGATGCAGCCCGCTCGACGGAGGTAACGCTTCGGTGGGAAGACTATCGACCACTCATTCGGCTCGCAGACGGGATGGCCTCCTGTACGACACCACAGGAAGCAACGAATCAGCGGATGCAGTCAACGTTCCATGAGGCGTTCCCTGGTGAGCCGGTGAAACTGGTCAACCACCAGATTGATCACGTTACCGGTGTCTTCACGAACCTGCTAAATGCGACTGTTTCGGAGTATCTCAACGAGAACTTCGACTACACCTGCCTGACCATCTATCAGGATGGGTGCGTCTATCTCGCACCACGGGATGCCCCGGAGCCGGCCAACGACGCTGAGTTGGCGGACGCACTAATGCGGAAGGTTGGCGCGAACATCAGCGACAGTCATCCTGCATACCGCTCTATCGACCAACTCCAGTCGAACATCGGAAGTGGGGCGCGGTACAGCCTCAACGATCCTGACTTCTTTTACGCGGGGTCAGCGCGATTGCTCCGGGCAACGGTTCGCAAAGGCATGACAGATGGCGCCGCCGACGATGAGCCGACTGACGCTGCCCGTACGTCGATGGAGTTGTTGGAGGAGGGACTGGACACTGAGTTCTCGATGACGAAGCAGCAACAGGGTGCAGCCCGCTTCGTCAACGCAATCAAATCCGACTTCGTGAGCCCACTCCGGCCAGATGCAGGTGGCTTTGAATTGATTCGACCGACTGTCGAAGCGTTCGGCTTCGATGAGGCACTCGCGGACTCGCTTGAAGAACTCCCCGAAGGCGTACACAGCAACCTCGTGAGTGGAGGGAAATGGGACTATTCGTACGCTCTCGCTCAGCGGCTCCTTGATCAGTTCGGAGAGGGTGAGGCGCTTCGTGAGTCCTCCGACGAAATCATGGAGACGCTCGAAGAAAGACTCGAAGGCCTTGTCGAGACGGACGACCAGAACGTCGGTTGGGCTACGGTCGTCCAGCAGGCGCACGCAGGGGCGCTCGCTGGCGAGGTGCGAGCGTTCATCGAAGAAAACCTGCGGGTCGGCAAAGGCGCGCTCAGCGACGAGAGCGCTACGACAGACACGTTCGATGAATACGTGAAGAAGTCACGAGCGAAAACCTGCACGCTGTGTAGTCGCGGGGTCAGAGCAGGTGGGAATCTCACTCCGATGAAGTCGAAAAAGTCACTCTCGACGCTCCAGGCTGGCTTCACCAATCGCAAGCAGATCGGCCGAAACAAGGAGGACAAACTGATCCTCTGTGCCGCGTGTCGCATCGAATTCTCGCTCCGTGAGACGGCGGCTGAGCGCCGTCAGGATGGACGATTATTTTTCCACCTCGTCCCAGACTACTTCTTCACACCGTTCTCGTGGCAACTCACTGATCGGTTAGTAAACCGATTCACGGGCGAGAACCGCGTCCGATTGGGGCGCCTTGCTGAAGCGGTCTACGATATGCAGACACCGGAAGGTTTCGGCGCCATCATGGACGAAGTGACCCAGCCGGAGGGCAACGGCGGCCGGACGATGTTCGAGTCGCTCGGACGGGATTTCGACCACAATCTCCAGTTCGGCTCACAGACGATTGGATATTTCAAAGTCCCCGACAACGACACTGAATTCCAGTTCTTCGGTGCATTCCTCGCGCTGTCTATCAGCGCGTACACGGGAATGCGCGTCTACATGAGCCAATCGCCGGTGCCTGAGATGCGGGCTCGTGAATTCCCCGAGTTCGCCAAGCTAGGCGGCGGGTTCACCCAAGTCACCCAGTTCTACGGCGAGTCTGTCTCGTTGAGTGAACTGCCGACGACACTCCGTCGAGCAGCAGCTCTGATTCAACTCGGGCACGCGCTGCAGGGGAGTTCGCGGAACGACTCCCTGTTTGCGAAGTATCTCCGAGTGAGCCGCAACGAGTTACTCCCCGGGGCGCACCTGCTCAAGCGGGCGATCCAATCCTCAGATGAGGGGCTCTACATTCCTGCCCTGATGAGATATGCAGTCGCGCTCGACGAAGGGCGCGGCATCGCACGATTCAATGACAGCATGAGTGAGACACCTCACAGCCGCATCACCCGACTCGCAGAACTCGCGTTCGATGCAATCCGGCCGAACACTCGGGGCAACAAGCCCCACCGGGTTGAACGCGTCTTCCGCGAGAGTGTGAAAGCGGTCACGAAAACAGGCGGACAGCTCAGCCGAGAGGATTACACGATGCTCGTTTCGGGCCGAATACAGAAGATGCTCGACCGGCAGGCCGGCAACGGGATCTACCCAGTCAGCCACGAAGACTCTGAGGCCGGCACCTCGCTCCAAGAACGGATTGAAGACTATTCGGGGTTCTTCGTGGATGAAATTCTGTTCGGTATCGCGAACGGGCGCCCGTCGCAACTCAAGCGACTGGAGAACAACCTCGCAGACGGCTTCTTCGGGGCGACACTACGGCTGAGCAACGAGCAGTATCAAGAACAACACGGCGATGACGCCGAGACAGAGACGGCTGCGACTGCAGACAATAAGGAGGACATCTAA
- the cas7d gene encoding type I-D CRISPR-associated protein Cas7/Csc2, with the protein MLDDSITTALENSTVPMDGMTNTPGTNYTTILVLRELESHAIFTTNGQDADIASLSVVGEEGSIEYSPGLMFMRKQTGSDRRMGKAIQRELLDYEKDDSMEVNEMNPRSVESALYGSAASGDDEVDIGVTSRVMYDTAFSVRDASACIDEKFQNAPGEGYAKGSKATIREPDFFEPGTLFPCAITLRDATPAEVAFVLAITKRNKRYGAATTRLGRVKNHVLGVYTGSEEGPSNRELTAGVINAFASEDDRTMADVVQAAALDVAVAKEATRATYDAACESGISQSAVDESIVDDLLELTADEELRGVLEAQRDRSAAFIDAALD; encoded by the coding sequence ATGTTAGACGATTCCATTACCACGGCACTCGAGAACAGCACCGTCCCGATGGATGGGATGACGAACACCCCAGGCACAAACTACACGACAATACTCGTGCTGCGGGAATTAGAGAGCCACGCCATCTTCACCACCAACGGGCAGGACGCTGACATCGCCTCCCTCTCGGTTGTCGGAGAGGAGGGGAGCATCGAATACTCGCCGGGGTTGATGTTCATGCGGAAACAGACCGGCAGCGACCGGCGTATGGGCAAGGCAATCCAGCGTGAACTACTGGACTACGAGAAGGACGATTCGATGGAGGTCAACGAGATGAACCCCCGCTCGGTCGAGTCGGCACTCTACGGGAGTGCAGCCAGCGGGGACGATGAGGTGGACATCGGCGTGACCTCACGAGTCATGTACGATACGGCGTTCAGCGTGCGTGACGCGAGTGCCTGTATCGACGAGAAATTTCAGAACGCACCTGGTGAGGGCTACGCCAAGGGTTCGAAGGCCACTATCCGCGAGCCGGACTTCTTCGAACCGGGCACTCTCTTCCCGTGTGCTATCACGCTCCGAGACGCGACGCCTGCGGAGGTCGCGTTCGTCCTCGCCATCACGAAACGGAACAAGCGGTACGGGGCAGCGACCACGCGTCTCGGTCGGGTGAAAAATCACGTCCTCGGTGTGTACACCGGCTCTGAGGAAGGCCCATCGAACCGCGAACTGACTGCAGGTGTCATCAATGCCTTCGCAAGTGAAGACGACCGCACGATGGCCGATGTTGTGCAGGCGGCTGCGCTCGATGTCGCCGTCGCCAAGGAGGCGACCCGCGCAACCTACGACGCAGCGTGTGAGTCAGGTATTTCCCAGTCAGCGGTCGATGAGTCGATCGTGGACGATTTGCTCGAACTGACCGCGGATGAAGAACTTCGGGGTGTCCTTGAGGCACAGCGTGACCGCTCGGCGGCGTTCATCGACGCTGCACTCGACTGA
- the cas5d gene encoding type I-D CRISPR-associated protein Cas5/Csc1 codes for MQVIEATMLTHGKVGFASREVGRMADTEPCVLNTALHYALGLASGRYVDASHQPTYIEDTAEVVNDLYVTPAIPAKEDKRGSVRASFITTVRNARGDKYATPNYSAQDERNEKANLNVPSFERERALAPGNLFRFYVFPYGRSAEEALDVLPRYIRLGKKRGKARVAYRTVGAERRSGTFSLGHPLSIYDHEARPTGGVIMKQLQPTPLVYEGEFDTDHYAIDSPFSESSDYEARICYPADAKFLLQKRSDV; via the coding sequence ATGCAGGTCATCGAAGCGACGATGCTGACACACGGGAAGGTCGGGTTCGCCTCCCGTGAGGTTGGACGAATGGCCGACACCGAGCCGTGCGTATTGAATACGGCCTTACACTACGCCCTTGGGCTGGCCAGTGGTCGCTACGTGGATGCCAGCCACCAGCCGACGTATATCGAAGACACCGCTGAGGTGGTGAACGACCTCTACGTCACACCGGCGATTCCGGCCAAGGAAGACAAGCGCGGCTCTGTTCGTGCGTCGTTCATCACCACTGTTCGGAACGCGCGAGGCGACAAGTACGCGACGCCGAACTACTCAGCCCAGGATGAGCGAAACGAGAAGGCAAACCTGAACGTGCCTTCGTTCGAGCGTGAGCGGGCGCTCGCACCGGGTAATCTATTTCGCTTCTACGTCTTCCCATACGGGCGGTCAGCCGAGGAGGCACTGGACGTTCTCCCACGCTATATCCGCCTTGGGAAGAAGCGTGGGAAAGCACGGGTTGCATACCGAACCGTCGGTGCTGAGCGGCGGTCAGGGACGTTCTCGCTCGGTCACCCACTCAGCATCTACGATCATGAGGCACGACCAACCGGTGGAGTCATCATGAAGCAACTGCAGCCCACCCCTCTCGTCTACGAGGGAGAGTTCGATACCGACCACTACGCCATCGACTCTCCGTTCAGTGAGAGCTCAGATTACGAAGCGCGCATCTGCTACCCAGCCGATGCGAAGTTCCTCTTGCAGAAACGAAGCGATGTCTGA
- the cas3 gene encoding type I-D CRISPR-associated helicase Cas3': MSDFEPLTFRLAGLGLRMYPGDYPAQNLDPHRHQWGMYDALTSGISGAFVNAAPTGSGKTESWVAPVVEKGLDTIAVYPTNALIEDQRRGIDRLLEDIDGGDDVALLNVTSETIGPNGKYAEQFPEAKSNGERLSQLLGQQLGRTSYNTTILLTNPDTFVLMRRGLYNSRVENVRRFEVAVVDEFHRANRKEQNTMLFLLDEMYDLDESVCGLNQLVFLSATPDAELEAKFENSLSAPYYRADEFAWADDPSVPDVLDGEPSQVDFEPDGLPEGYRDILPPVELTVFPSQTFQTATEMLDDDSFVSQVRDGECVIMLDGIHEVDRVYRALRNAGVTGVARIDGFHRKNLEEKLKAPTLVSNSAVEVGVNFDTEQIMFSGHDASSFFQRLGRLRNREDESVARGYVPKYTFSKLTDLDKASGDMWLPRGRFEDELKEIYVDAGRAPESFDRRYSAVEAYDHIRSREDNAMEDRKKELRRDGYQRLSRHFFPGETLTKDDVQRLHNAANRGVLDGLKTYRGESIQTLVFDQQEQSMQAYNIPYLLRHGSVSFVPREEFLNRVPESEHADVRRLKEYSAGYCIYRGSADNDGEAAEYAGRHVAYKATGQLYTLLSDHPRNSREPKRVTGLEVEVDGHVEGLSHLKDALSEREVLCYALEGNASKIQNLYSLGPFGFIYPLRYSGGDAAVAFGHDALHLHCRVQDQAEKDAADNLDEVLDW; encoded by the coding sequence ATGTCTGACTTCGAGCCACTCACGTTCCGGCTGGCCGGTCTCGGGTTGCGGATGTACCCCGGCGACTACCCGGCACAGAACCTCGACCCGCATCGCCACCAGTGGGGGATGTACGACGCGCTGACGAGCGGCATCTCCGGCGCCTTCGTGAACGCAGCCCCAACTGGGAGTGGCAAGACTGAATCGTGGGTCGCACCGGTCGTCGAGAAGGGGTTAGATACCATCGCTGTGTATCCCACGAACGCACTGATCGAGGATCAGCGACGAGGTATCGATAGGCTGCTCGAAGACATTGACGGTGGCGACGACGTCGCATTGCTCAATGTCACGAGTGAGACGATCGGTCCGAACGGGAAGTACGCCGAGCAGTTCCCCGAAGCCAAGAGTAATGGTGAACGGTTGTCGCAGTTGCTGGGACAACAGCTCGGGCGCACATCATACAACACGACAATTCTGCTGACGAACCCCGATACGTTTGTCCTCATGCGTCGAGGGCTCTACAACAGCCGTGTCGAGAACGTTCGTCGGTTCGAGGTCGCTGTCGTGGACGAGTTCCACCGCGCGAACCGGAAGGAGCAGAACACGATGCTGTTCCTGCTCGACGAAATGTATGACCTCGACGAATCAGTCTGTGGGCTGAACCAGCTTGTCTTCCTCAGCGCGACACCGGATGCCGAACTCGAAGCCAAATTCGAGAACAGTCTATCGGCGCCGTATTATCGGGCTGATGAGTTTGCGTGGGCCGATGACCCCTCGGTCCCGGACGTGCTCGATGGGGAACCCTCACAAGTCGATTTTGAGCCTGATGGCCTCCCCGAAGGATACCGGGATATCTTGCCCCCGGTCGAACTCACGGTTTTTCCCTCACAAACGTTCCAGACGGCGACGGAGATGCTCGATGACGACTCGTTCGTCTCGCAGGTTCGAGACGGGGAGTGTGTCATCATGCTGGACGGCATCCACGAAGTCGACCGTGTCTACCGAGCGCTGCGCAACGCTGGTGTTACGGGCGTCGCTCGAATCGATGGCTTTCATCGGAAGAACCTCGAAGAGAAACTGAAGGCTCCGACGCTAGTGAGTAACTCAGCAGTAGAGGTGGGTGTTAATTTCGACACTGAGCAGATCATGTTCTCCGGTCACGACGCGTCGAGCTTTTTCCAGCGACTCGGCCGCCTGCGGAACCGGGAGGACGAGTCGGTTGCACGCGGCTACGTGCCTAAATACACGTTCTCAAAGCTGACGGATCTCGATAAGGCGTCTGGCGATATGTGGCTACCACGTGGACGGTTCGAGGATGAATTGAAGGAAATCTATGTGGATGCCGGTCGCGCACCCGAGTCGTTCGACCGTCGCTACTCGGCTGTTGAGGCGTACGACCACATCAGGAGTCGCGAGGACAATGCGATGGAAGACCGAAAAAAGGAGCTTCGGCGCGATGGGTACCAGCGGCTCTCGCGTCACTTCTTCCCCGGGGAGACGCTCACGAAAGACGACGTACAGCGTCTTCACAACGCCGCGAACCGAGGGGTGCTTGACGGCCTGAAGACCTACCGCGGGGAGAGCATTCAAACGCTTGTCTTCGACCAACAGGAGCAGAGTATGCAAGCGTACAATATCCCCTACCTGCTTCGACATGGCAGCGTCTCGTTTGTCCCTCGAGAAGAGTTTCTGAATCGAGTTCCCGAGAGCGAACACGCCGATGTGCGTCGGCTAAAAGAATACAGTGCTGGATACTGCATCTATCGAGGGTCGGCTGACAATGACGGTGAAGCAGCCGAATATGCTGGCCGGCACGTGGCGTACAAAGCGACTGGACAGCTGTACACCCTGCTGAGTGACCACCCGCGGAACTCACGCGAACCGAAGCGCGTGACAGGGCTGGAGGTTGAAGTCGACGGGCACGTCGAAGGGTTGAGTCACCTCAAAGACGCACTCAGTGAACGCGAGGTACTCTGCTATGCCCTCGAAGGCAACGCATCGAAAATTCAGAACCTCTACTCACTCGGCCCGTTTGGATTCATATATCCACTGAGATATTCGGGCGGGGATGCCGCAGTTGCGTTCGGCCATGACGCGCTACATCTCCACTGTCGTGTTCAGGATCAAGCCGAGAAGGACGCGGCAGACAACCTGGACGAGGTGTTGGATTGGTAG
- the cas4 gene encoding CRISPR-associated protein Cas4: MTTAGQRDELVHVSAINSFVYCPRRYYYLRFYDVTRHSVELTEGRHQHQRHTRRGGQVRELYLRSDELGLHGKVDAIEDGRDGAMTPIERKRAESGGVYLSDRLQLAGYCMLLEERVGEPVNVGYVYTRSTDTRHAITISDEMRDGVERIVEKIRSMEVGKLPPYTQHPDKCESCSVRHYCLPAETRELEPEKVAGSGWEQ, translated from the coding sequence ATGACGACTGCCGGGCAGCGCGATGAACTCGTCCACGTCAGCGCGATAAATTCGTTCGTCTACTGTCCACGACGGTATTACTACCTTCGGTTCTACGATGTAACACGCCACTCTGTCGAACTCACGGAAGGGAGACACCAACACCAACGCCATACCCGACGAGGTGGACAGGTGAGAGAACTCTATCTCCGGTCGGACGAACTCGGACTTCACGGGAAAGTGGATGCAATCGAAGACGGTCGTGACGGCGCGATGACCCCGATTGAGCGAAAGAGGGCTGAGTCGGGGGGCGTCTATCTGAGCGACCGGCTCCAACTAGCGGGCTACTGTATGCTGTTGGAAGAACGGGTTGGTGAGCCGGTCAACGTCGGCTACGTGTATACGCGGTCTACCGACACCCGTCATGCAATCACGATTTCCGACGAGATGCGAGATGGAGTCGAACGAATTGTGGAGAAGATACGCTCGATGGAGGTTGGGAAACTACCACCGTACACACAGCATCCAGACAAGTGTGAGAGCTGCTCGGTCAGACACTACTGCCTGCCAGCGGAGACACGGGAACTCGAACCCGAGAAAGTCGCCGGAAGTGGGTGGGAACAATGA